Proteins found in one Plectropomus leopardus isolate mb chromosome 9, YSFRI_Pleo_2.0, whole genome shotgun sequence genomic segment:
- the nsd1a gene encoding histone-lysine N-methyltransferase, H3 lysine-36 specific isoform X1 codes for MNQSYRPAVRVGSVFGSGQPELRPLNGLVSTSYGNQCGIVRRGPDQPSAVQLPSSSLKQSAVLGYNPPDRSHCYSPLKRLQDLNAVVNRPDPERDLHPRNHLHCASPISDDDEFEAPSVQLPPSPGNDDMETFDALQDVNRNGFSPHSPDSMERCSPIPNGDLHFESTLFDSSDIKEEEEEEDSSSEDMAPFHHSSKLSQDRTVTDSKTTGSSGVGNRTYKPTVFNLMSKTISELNPTLSPSALPEITMRDGWSLGEESDSDGELTSPVDPGLISPASTNSNSNSPKKKSVPAVKYTEGDLVWAKFNRRPWWPCHITCDPDQGTCTKMKVPSPRPCRMYFLETIGEIAECSWVPGNAILPFEGGHQFEDLPVLRRRGKQKEKDYKYTIPKSLLTAWKVSVAEAECLLPSRQRNTESVLSVSVNGEERVPSPLPAEKPQEGPSVSVDRGHSPSPTIAPNGNVHDLIKNSAAVQSNKSKACKKKKKCLSDIFGHIVGGSKESSTITKMADQFHTTTRALKDEPKDSPYADLDSVPILHRPKRTALSPIQDMDSVVRKEQGLTKAKAKLTEKVNHSTDPGDSSCVLTNKSSSKATHFEQSLGSCNELSNSSTEKHSLSLPASSRLMTRALKAGEDTNLKDALSSSQISHAHADECPDNRPTDSPIKTERSPDWESPSSASSSTNHSSLKRRARKPDKKQIRNGSLMKSKCADSSLPTVQPVKVKTENPDLSFSASPTSSLSPMEAFQDIKELMFKSLVKEDSSDSELTAFRPDSNYKFSTFLMLLKDMHDTREQEGKPLTLPPSPVLIKEEPLVIPTSTGGEQLKGSCDGFSPGIKTENGQSAAKNTAVKTKNRTKPIMTADTYHFEDFPVRSLVGNSDKPRRKQRLPAKLKLSIPGLSSDLADLAYGREFVSGHADLADPGSSSPPVLADPPASYLDKNSGSAVAPKKRWQMIEEAAENKGEVEVSAEMNGSYTVRPCLDLDLGVEKQAESDSHLSETSSTAGHSENKRLRKPTKRLLESTEEYEQIFAPKKKSKKHTSEYSKMQTSGTTALCDVSASPGTITSAPSSVEPMDAPAEPEQSPSQDELSPVASSVSPAAKQPSLDVETAEETDLPPEADTGSLVQERKRPRKLSHRVLECTIEEVSVAHTKKKEPKRHSGVTSEEKLKKTQVGSVKKKKPVPSTSSAPAAALQHSERKELSVVLTPERPLSPRGAKTPKQEPEVDACTEEKQNVHTGTLTAKPEVLSSNLNDSLSSQADVKGKVGATPLKENVCQVCERTGDLLVCDGHCYGAFHPQCIGLSALPKGKFLCQECKAGVHTCFVCKMSDNGVKRCIIPLCGKFYHTDCILAFSATQPHNKGFRCPLHVCLSCHISNPLNACSSKGRLARCVRCPVAYHANDNCMAAGSLVLANNSFLCPNHFTPRKGCKNHEHINVSWCFVCSEGGSLLCCEACPAAFHQECLNMEMPQGSWFCNDCKAGKRPRIKDILWVKWGRYRWWPAEVCLAKDVPNNILRMKHEVGEFPVQFFGSKDFVWTYQARVFPYMEGDTHNIEKMGKGADAVYKKALTEAAERFRELQTEKEMKQLQEDRKNDKKPPPYRHIKVNRPVGKVQIFTADLSEIPRCNCKASDENPCGIDSECINRMLMYECHPQVCAAGERCQNQAFTKRQYTPVEIVRTLSCGWGLVGVSDIKKGAFVSEYVGEVIDEEECRARIRHAQENDICNFYMLTLDKDRIIDAGPKGNQARFMNHCCQPNCETQKWTVNGDTRVGLFALQDIPKGVELNFNYNLECLGNGKTVCKCGAPNCSGFLGVRPKNQPSAEKLKLKEGKRRVTMKKKTKQEVTKEREDECFSCGDGGQIVSCKKPGCPKVYHADCLNLAKRPAGRWECPWHQCDICGKEAASFCEMCPSSYCKEHREGMLFISKLDGKLSCSEHDPCGPDPLEPGEIREYVPSMTSMRPGAMAAPVALRLGADSRAGCASIAPPAGEAVQARQGPPPRLYINTKTATSSFIPSSRSYCTDRTEGKRFSTPTSSKEEREDGEVEDGEVCGLEVEEVEDDDDDDDEEAEEDEDDMEEMEIVEDEEDEPLYGRDLLEEGDDEEEEDEGGDVYDTWGDYVDEDGDGEVEGEDLEEWGRVEDDDK; via the exons ATGAATCAGTCATACAGACCGGCTGTTAGGGTAGGCTCGGTGTTTGGCTCAGGCCAGCCAGAGCTGAGGCCCCTCAATGGTCTTGTGAGCACTTCCTATGGAAACCAATGTGGCATTGTGAGACGTGGGCCAGATCAACCGTCAGCCGTGCAACTGCCATCCTCCAGCCTCAAACAGTCAGCTGTACTTGGGTACAATCCACCAGACCGATCTCACTGCTACAGCCCGCTGAAGAGGCTGCAGGACCTGAACGCCGTGGTCAACAGGCCTGACCCAGAAAGAGACCTCCATCCCAGGAACCACTTGCACTGTGCAAGCCCaatcagtgatgatgatgagtttGAGGCACCATCAGTCCAGCTGCCTCCCTCTCCAGGCAATGATGACATGGAGACCTTTGACGCTCTGCAGGACGTGAACAGAAATGGCTTCTCTCCTCACAGTCCGGACAGCATGGAGCGCTGTTCACCCATCCCCAATGGCGACCTGCATTTTGAGTCCACGCTGTTTGACAGCAGTGACatcaaggaggaggaggaggaggaggacagtaGTAGTGAGGACATGGCGCCTTTTCACCACTCCTCAAAGTTGAGTCAGGACCGAACTGTGACTGACAGTAAGACCACAGGTAGCTCGGGGGTGGGGAATAGAACATACAAACCTACTGTCTTTAACCTGATGTCCAAAACTATATCCGAACTCAACCCTACACTAAGCCCCAGCGCACTGCCAGAAATCACTATGAGAGATGGATGGAGCTTGGGCGAGGAGTCAGACAGTGATGGTGAACTTACTTCTCCCGTTGACCCTGGACTTATTTCACCAGCCAGCACCAACTCTAAT TCCAACAGCCCAAAGAAGAAGTCTGTTCCTGCGGTGAAATACACAGAGGGGGACTTGGTGTGGGCTAAATTCAACAGACGGCCCTGGTGGCCCTGCCACATCACCTGTGACCCAGACCAGGGGACCTGCACCAAGATGAAAG tcCCCAGTCCTCGTCCTTGTCGGATGTACTTCTTGGAGACGATTGGAGAGATTGCAGAGTGCTCCTGGGTTCCTGGGAATGCCATTCTTCCTTTTGAAGGAGGCCATCAGTTTGAAGACCTTCCTGTGCTCAGAAGAAGAGGGAAGCAGAAGGAGAAAGACTACAAGTATACG ATACCCAAAAGTTTACTAACTGCGTGGAAAGTCAGTGTGGCAGAAGCTGAGTGTCTGCTCCCATCTCGACAAAGGAATACTGAAAGCGTGCTTTCAGTATCTGTCAATGGAGAGGAGCGTGTGCCCAGCCCGCTCCCGGCTGAAAAACCACAGGAGGGCCCCTCTGTGTCTGTGGATCGTGGTCATTCCCCGTCACCCACTATTGCCCCCAACGGAAACGTGCACGATCTCATCAAAAACTCTGCTGCTGTTCAATCCAATAAGAGCAAAGCTtgtaagaagaaaaagaaatgtttgtctGACATATTCGGCCATATAGTTGGCGGGTCAAAGGAATCGTCTACCATCACAAAGATGGCGGATCAGTTTCATACAACAACTCGTGCACTGAAAGATGAGCCAAAGGACTCACCTTATGCAGACCTGGATTCAGTCCCAATATTGCATCGTCCTAAACGCACAGCATTGTCTCCAATACAGGATATGGACAGCGTGGTCAGAAAAGAACAGGGTTTAACAAAAGCTAAAGCCAAGTTAACTGAGAAAGTGAACCATTCAACAGACCCAGGTGATTCCTCttgtgttttaacaaataaatcgTCATCTAAAGCTACACATTTTGAACAGAGTTTGGGCAGCTGCAATGAATTGTCGAACAGTTCAACTGAAAAGCACTCTTTGAGCCTTCCTGCCAGCAGTCGTTTGATGACAAGGGCTCTGAAAGCAGGGGAAGACACCAATCTCAAAGATGCACTGTCCTCAAGCCAAATCTCACATGCCCACGCTGATGAATGTCCTGATAATAGACCTACTGATTCACCCATCAAGACCGAAAGGTCTCCTGACTGGGAATCACCCAGCAGTGCGTCATCGTCTACAAATCACAGCTCTTTAAAAAGGCGTGCGAGAAAGCCTGATAAGAAACAAATTCGTAATGGCTCATTGATGAAGTCTAAGTGTGCCGACTCAAGTCTACCCACTGTGCAACCGGTTAAGGTCAAGACAGAAAACCCAGATCTATCATTTTCTGCATCTCCAACCTCATCTCTGTCTCCAATGGAAGCTTTCCAGGATATCAAGGAACTAATGTTTAAATCTCTCGTGAAGGAGGACAGCAGCGACTCTGAGTTGACTGCATTTCGGCCTGATTCCAATTACAAGTTCAGTACCTTCCTGATGCTTCTTAAAGACATGCATGATACCAGAGAACAGGAAGGCAAACCCCTGACTCTTCCGCCATCACCAGTCCTGATCAAGGAGGAACCCCTGGTCATACCAACCTCTACAGGAGGAGAACAGCTGAAGGGTTCTTGTGATGGTTTCTCTCCAGGGATTAAAACAGAGAATGGGCAGtcagcagccaaaaacacagcGGTGAAAACCAAGAACAGGACTAAACCTATCATGACAGCTGACACCTACCATTTTGAAGACTTTCCTGTTCGCTCTTTGGTCGGGAATTCAGACAAGCCGCGTAGAAAACAAAGGCTACCAGCCAAACTGAAACTTAGCATACCTGGCCTGTCTTCGGACCTGGCTGACTTGGCTTACGGCAGGGAGTTTGTAAGTGGCCACGCTGACTTAGCTGATCCTGggtcttcttctcctcctgttcTTGCTGATCCCCCAGCCAGCTACCTCGACAAGAACTCAGGATCCGCAGTGGCTCCAAAGAAGCGCTGGCAGATGATTGAGGAGGCTGCTGAGAATAAGGGTGAAGTGGAGGTGTCTGCTGAGATGAACGGGTCTTACACCGTGAGACCGTGCTTAGATCTCGATCTTGGAGTTGAGAAGCAAGCAGAGAGCGACTCGCACCTCTCAGAGACGAGCAGCACAGCGG GACATTCAGAAAACAAACGTCTCCGGAAACCAACTAAAAGGCTCCTGGAGTCAACTGAGGAGTATGAACAAATATTTGccccaaaaaagaaatcaaagaagCACACCTCAGAATATTCCAAAATG CAGACGTCAGGGACGACAGCACTCTGTGATGTCAGCGCCTCACCAGGAACAATTACCTCAGCCCCATCTTCTGTTGAGCCCATGGATGCTCCGGCAGAGCCAGAGCAGAGTCCGTCTCAGGATGAACTTTCTCCTGTAGCCTCCTCAGTATCTCCAGCCGCAAAACAACCCTCCCTTGATGTGGAGACAGCGGAAGAAACCGATCTACCTCCCGAAGCTG acacAGGGTCATTGGTCCAAGAAAGAAAGAGGCCAAGGAAGCTGTCGCACAGGGTGCTGGAGTGTACCATAGAAGAAGTGTCTGTTGCTCATACAAAGAAGAAG GAGCCAAAGCGACACAGTGGAGTTACCTCAGAGGAGAAACTCAAGAAAACTCAG GTTGGATCTGTGAAGAAAAAGAAGCCTGTGCCCAGCACATCCTCCGCCCCTGCTGCTGCCCTCCAACACTCAGAGAGGAAAGAGCTCTCTGTGGTCCTCACTCCAGAAAGGCCTCTCAGCCCTCGAGGAGCTAAGACCCCCAAGCAGGAGCCCGAGGTGGACGCCTGCACTGAGGAGAAACAAAATGTCCACACTGGAACACTAACTGCCAAACCTGAG GTGCTGTCTAGTAACTTGAATGACAGCCTCTCCTCTCAAGCAGATGTAAAAGGAAAAGTCGGAGCTACGCCCTTAAAGGAGAATGTCTGTCAG gtgtgtgagcGGACAGGAGACCTGCTGGTGTGTGACGGCCACTGTTACGGAGCCTTTCATCCGCAGTGTATCGGCCTGTCGGCGCTTCCCAAGGGGAAATTCCTCTGTCAAGAATGCAAAGCTG GTGTCCACACATGCTTTGTGTGTAAGATGTCTGATAATGGAGTAAAGCGCTGCATTATACCGTTGTGTGGGAAGTTCTACCACACCGACTGTATATTGGCGTTCTCGGCCACCCAGCCGCATAACAAAGGCTTCCGCTGCCCTCTGCACGTGTGTCTGTCCTGCCACATCAGCAACCCCCTCAACGCCTGTAGCTCTAAAG GTCGGTTGGCTCGATGTGTTCGCTGTCCTGTGGCTTATCATGCCAATGACAACTGTATGGCAGCAGGCAGCCTGGTGCTGGCAAACAACAGCTTCCTCTGTCCAAACCACTTCACTCCTCGTAAGGGCTGCAAGAACCACGAACACATCAACGTTAGCTGGTGCTTCGTCTGTTCTGAGG GGGGCAGTCTGCTGTGCTGCGAGGCCTGTCCTGCTGCTTTCCATCAGGAATGTCTGAATATGGAGATGCCTCAGGGCAGCTGGTTCTGCAACGACTGCAAAGCTGGAAAGAGGCCTCGTATAAAGGACATACTGTGGGTCAAATGGGGGCGTTACAG GTGGTGGCCTGCTGAAGTCTGTCTGGCCAAAGATGTCCCAAATAACATACTGAGGATGAAACATGAGGTGGGAGAGTTTCCAGTGCAATTCTTTGGCTCCAAAGATTTTGTGTGGACATACCAAGCCAGAGTCTTCCCCTACATGGAGGGAGACACTCACAACATTGAGAAAATGGGAAAGGGTGCAGATGCAGTGTACAAAAAGG cTCTGACTGAAGCAGCGGAGCGGTTCAGAGAGcttcagacagaaaaagagatgaaGCAGCTTCAGGAGGACCGAAAGAATGACAAGAAACCCCCTCCATACAGGCACATTAAG GTAAACCGGCCAGTTGGGAAGGTCCAGATCTTTACTGCTGACCTGTCAGAGATCCCACGCTGCAACTGTAAAGCGTCTGATGAGAACCCGTGCGGCATCGACTCCGAGTGCATTAATCGCATGCTGATGTATGAGTGCCATCCTCAGGTGTGTGCAGCAGGGGAGCGGTGTCAGAACCAGGCCTTCACAAAGCGCCAGTACACACCTGTGGAGATCGTCAGGACTCTGTCCTGCGGCTGGGGTTTAGTTGGCGTGTCAGACATCAAGAAG GGAGCCTTTGTGAGTGAATATGTGGGAGAGGTAATCGACGAAGAGGAATGCCGAGCCAGGATCAGACACGCGCAGGAGAACGACATCTGTAACTTCTACATGCTTACACTGGACAAG GACCGGATCATTGATGCCGGGCCCAAAGGGAACCAGGCCCGCTTCATGAACCACTGCTGCCAGCCGAACTGTGAGACTCAGAAGTGGACTGTGAACGGGGACACCAGGGTGGGACTGTTTGCTCTACAAGACATCCCAAAAG GTGTGGAGCTGAACTTCAACTACAACTTGGAGTGTCTTGGCAACGGGAAAACTGTCTGTAAATGTGGAGCACCCAACTGCAGCGGTTTCCTCGGTGTCAGGCCAAAG AACCAGCCGTCAGCtgagaaactgaaactgaaggaaGGGAAGAGGAGGGTCACCATGAAGAAGAAGACCAAGCAAGAGGTgaccaaagagagagaggacgaGTGCTTCAGCTGTGGGGACGGGGGCCAGATAGTGTCCTGTAAGAAGCCGGGTTGCCCGAAGGTTTATCACGCTGACTGTCTCAACCTGGCCAAGAGGCCTGCAG GGCGATGGGAGTGTCCGTGGCACCAGTGTGACATCTGTGGTAAAGAGGCAGCTTCGTTCTGTGAAATGTGCCCCAGCTCGTACTGTAAGGAGCATCGTGAAGGCATGCTCTTCATCTCCAAGCTGGACGGCAAGCTGTCCTGCAGTGAACACGACCCCTGTGGTCCAGACCCACTGGAGCCGGGGGAGATCCGCGAATACGTGCCCAGCATGACCTCCATGAGGCCCGGGGCCATGGCTGCGCCGGTCGCTCTCAGGCTGGGTGCAGACTCCAGAGCCGGTTGTGCTTCCATCGCTCCCCCTGCTGGCGAGGCTGTGCAGGCCAGGCAGGGGCCTCCTCCTCGTCTCTACATCAACACAAAGACTGCGACCTCCAGCTTCATCCCCTCCAGCAGgtcttactgcacagacaggACTGAAGGGAAACGGTTCTCCACTCCCACCTCCTCCAAAGAGGAGCGAGAGGACGGTGAGGTGGAGGATGGAGAGGTGTGCGGCTTAGAGGTGGAAGAGGTGGAGGAcgatgacgacgacgacgatgaagaagcagaggaggacgaggacgacatggaggagatggagatagtagaggacgaggaggacgagcCGCTGTATGGAAGGGATCTGCTGGAGGAGGgcgatgatgaagaggaggaggacgaaggAGGAGACGTGTATGACACTTGGGGTGATTACGttgatgaagatggtgatggagaggtggagggggaggACTTGGAGGAGTGGGGGAGAGTGGAGGACGATGACAAGTGA